The proteins below are encoded in one region of Brassica napus cultivar Da-Ae chromosome A6, Da-Ae, whole genome shotgun sequence:
- the LOC125610036 gene encoding E3 ubiquitin-protein ligase MARCHF3-like — protein sequence MIGLSTESSHMVVNVDGLMPPVPSPPVNAEVENIREESTTVVNDKAIDISEDEDQENEPLIASAECRICQDECPIKTLESPCACSGSLKYAHRKCVQRWCNEKGNIICEICHQPYQSGYTAPPPPPQPEETTIDIGGGWTISVTPMGTLPADGWCV from the exons ATGATAGGTTTGTCAACAGAGAGCAGTCACATGGTGGTCAATGTAGATGGACTGATGCCACCGGTGCCATCGCCGCCAGTTAATGCGGAGGTCGAGAATATAAGAGAAGAGTCGACGACGGTGGTTAATGATAAGGCAATCGATATTTCAGAGGACGAGGATCAGGAGAATGAGCCGCTCATTGCTTCTGCGGAATGCCGTATTTGTCAAGACGAGTGCCCTATCAAGACTCTCGAGAGCCCTTGTGCTTGCAGTGGCAGCCTCAAG TATGCTCACAGAAAATGTGTTCAGCGTTGGTGCAATGAAAAGGGAAACATCATATGCGAAATTTGCCATCAG CCTTACCAATCTGGATACACCgctccaccacctcctcctcagCCTGAAGAAACCACTATTGACATTGG TGGAGGATGGACAATCTCAG TCACTCCCATGGGCACACTCCCGGCCGATGGTTGGTGTgtataa
- the LOC106369330 gene encoding 110 kDa U5 small nuclear ribonucleoprotein component CLO-like — MDDSLYDEFGNYIGPEIESDRESDDEIEDSEFQDKHPEDDGSDGEHPPGGWITTINDVEMDNQIVLPEDKKYYPTAEEVYGEDVETLVMDEDEQPLELPIIKPVRDLRFEVGVKDSTTYVSTQFLVGLMSNPALVRNVSLVGHLQHGKTVFMDMLVEQTHHMSTFNAKNDKHMKYTDTRVDEQERNISIKAVPMSLVLEDSRSKSYLCNVVDTPGHVNFSDEMTASLRLSDGAVLIVDAAEGVMVNTERAIRHAIQDHLPIVVVINKVDRLITELKLPPRDAYYKLRHTIEVINNHISAASTTAGNLPLIDPAAGNVCFASGTAGWSFTLQSFAKLYSKLHGVDMDVDKFASKLWGDVYYHPDTRAFKRNPPVGGGERAFVQFILEPLYKIYSQVIGEHKKSVETTLAELGVTLSNSAYKLNVRPLLRLACSSVFGSSSGFTDMLVKHIPSPKEAAARKVDHAYTGPKDSAIYEAMVECDPSGPLMVNVTKLYPKSDTSVFDVFGRVYSGTLQTGQSVRVLGEGYSPEDEEDMTVKEVTKLWIYQARYRIPVSSAPPGSWVLIEGVDASIMKTATLCNENYDEDVFIFRALQFNTLPVVKTATEPLNPSELPKMVEGLRKISKSYPLAITKVEESGEHTILGTGELYLDSIMKDLRELYSEVEVKVADPVVSFCETVVESSSMKCFAETPNKKNKITMIAEPLDRGLAEDIENGVVSIDWNRKQLGDFFKTKYDWDLLAARSIWAFGPDKQGPNILLDDTLPTEVDKNLMMAVKDSIVQGFQWGAREGPLCDEPIRNVKFKIVDAWIAPEPLHRGSGQMIPTARRVAYSSFLMATPRLMEPVYYVEIQTPIDCVTAIYTVLSRRRGHVTSDVPQPGTPAYIVKAFLPVIESFGFETDLRYHTQGQAFCVSVFDHWAIVPGDPLDKSILLRPLEPAPIQHLAREFMVKTRRRKGMSEDVSGNKFFDEAMMVELAQQTGDLHLQMM; from the exons ATGGATGATAGCTTGTATGATGAGTTCGGCAACTACATTGGACCTGAGATCGAGTCCGACAGAGAGAGCGATGATGAAATAGAAGATTCGGAGTTTCAGGATAAGCACCCTGAAGATGATGGATCAGATGGAGAACATCCCCCTGGGGGCTGGATCACAACGATCAATGACGTGGAGATGGACAACCAGATTGTTCTCCCCGAGGATAAAAAGTACTATCCCACCGCAGAGGAAGTCTACGGGGAGGACGTTGAGACGTTAGTCATGGACGAGGACGAGCAGCCTCTAGAGTTGCCCATTATCAAACCTGTCAGAGACCTCAGATTCGAGGTCGGGGTGAAGGATTCTACTACCTACGTGTCCACGCAGTTTCTCGTTGGTCTTATGTCTAATCCAGCGCTTGTGAGGAACGTTTCTCTTGTGGGGCATCTGCAGCATGGGAAGACTGTGTTCATGGATATGTTGGTTGAGCAGACGCATCATATGTCTACTTTTAATGCTAAAAACGACAAGCACATGAAGTATACAGATACCAGAGTTGATGAGCAGGAGAGGAATATTTCGATCAAGGCGGTTCCGATGTCTCTTGTCCTTGAGGACAGCAGGTCTAAATCATATCTGTGCAATGTCGTAGATACCCCGGGTCATGTGAATTTCTCTGATGAAATGACCGCTTCTTTAAGACTCTCTGATGGTGCTGTTCTAATTGTTGACGCTGCTGAAGGAGTGATG GTGAACACTGAGAGAGCTATTCGACATGCAATCCAGGACCATCTTCCTATTGTTGTTGTGATCAACAAG GTTGACAGACTCATAACCGAGCTCAAACTGCCTCCAAGGGATGCTTATTACAAGCTGAGGCATACAATTGAAGTCATTAATAACCACATATCTGCTGCTTCGACGACTGCTGGAAACTTACCCCTTATAGACCCTGCAGCTGGGAATGTTTGCTTTGCCAGTGGTACTGCCGGATGGTCCTTCACTCTGCAGTCGTTTGCTAAACTGTATTCGAAGCTTCATGGGGTGGACATGGACGTGGATAAGTTTGCATCTAAGCTTTGGGGAGATGTGTATTATCACCCTGATACTAGGGCGTTCAAGAGAAATCCTCCAGTAGGTGGTGGAGAAAGAGCATTTGTTCAGTTTATTCTGGAGCCTCTTTACAAGATATACAGCCAAGTGATAGGTGAACACAAGAAGAGTGTAGAGACCACCCTTGCAGAACTAGGAGTGACCCTGAGTAATAGTGCATATAAGCTGAACGTCAGACCTCTACTTAGGTTAGCCTGTAGCTCAGTCTTTGGTTCGTCATCAGGCTTCACTGATATGTTGGTAAAGCACATTCCTTCTCCCAAAGAGGCTGCAGCTAGAAAAGTGGACCACGCCTACACTGGACCCAAAGATTCTGCCATTTATGAAGCAATGGTAGAATGTGATCCGTCTGGACCTCTCATGGTTAATGTGACAAAGCTGTACCCCAAATCAGATACTAGTGTGTTTGATGTGTTCGGAAGAGTTTACAGCGGCACGCTTCAGACAGGGCAAAGCGTACGTGTACTAGGAGAAGGGTATTCACCTGAAGATGAAGAGGACATGACTGTAAAAGAAGTGACCAAGCTGTGGATATATCAAGCCAGGTACAGAATACCTGTAAGCAGCGCCCCTCCCGGTTCGTGGGTGCTTATCGAAGGTGTCGATGCGTCCATCATGAAGACTGCCACTCTCTGCAACGAGAACTATGACGAAGATGTCTTCATATTCCGGGCTCTCCAGTTTAATACCCTTCCAGTTGTCAAGACTGCTACTGAGCCTTTGAATCCTAGTGAGCTGCCTAAAATGGTGGAAGGGCTTAGGAAGATTAGCAAAAGCTATCCCCTTGCTATTACCAAAGTTGAGGAGTCTGGTGAACATACTATTCTAGGCACAGGGGAGTTGTACCTGGATTCTATCATGAAGGACCTCAGGGAGCTCTATTCAGAGGTCGAAGTGAAG GTTGCAGATCCGGTTGTCTCCTTCTGTGAGACAGTGGTTGAATCTTCGTCAATGAAGTGTTTTGCTGAGACACCgaacaaaaagaacaaaataacTATG ATCGCAGAGCCATTGGATAGAGGACTTGCAGAGGACATTGAGAATGGTGTCGTAAGCATTGACTGGAACAGGAAACAACTCGGGGACTTCTTCAAGACGAAATATGACTGGGATCTACTTGCAGCGCGTTCCATTTGGGCGTTTGGCCCTGACAAACAG GGTCCAAATATTTTGCTGGATGACACACTCCCAACTGAGGTTGACAAGAACTTGATGATGGCAGTGAAAGACTCCATTGTTCAAGG GTTCCAGTGGGGGGCGCGAGAAGGACCACTGTGTGATGAGCCCATCAGGAATGTCAAGTTCAAGATTGTAGATGCCTGGATAGCACCAGAGCCGTTGCACCGAGGATCTGGTCAGATGATTCCAACAGCACGTCGGGTAGCTTACTCATCTTTTCTCATGGCGACTCCGAGGCTTATGGAACCTGTTTACTATGTGGAG ATACAAACACCAATAGACTGCGTCACTGCCATCTACACGGTTCTGTCACGTAGACGTGGGCACGTGACATCGGATGTTCCTCAGCCCGGAACTCCGGCGTATATCGTGAAG GCTTTCTTGCCAGTGATAGAGTCATTCGGGTTTGAGACGGATCTCAGATACCACACACAGGGACAAGCCTTCTGCGTATCAGTCTTTGACCACTGGGCCATAGTTCCAGGAGATCCTCTCGACAAATCCATCCTATTGCGCCCACTTGAGCCAGCCCCCATCCAGCATCTTGCTCGTGAGTTCATGGTTAAGACCCGCCGTAGAAAG GGAATGAGTGAGGACGTAAGCGGGAACAAGTTCTTCGATGAAGCAATGATGGTGGAGTTAGCGCAGCAGACGGGTGATCTGCATCTGCAGATGATGTGA